In one window of Flavobacterium ginsengisoli DNA:
- a CDS encoding PAS domain-containing protein: MELISNLELFQTVFNSAPNGIAVLKSLYDNKDKVEDFSILLFNSCIINWIDNKDYKGKRFSTIFSKIEGTNILEQFIETAETGITANFEQWYGDENGKQCFGFTVVKQDEMLVVTMEDVTEKKHAETALNNALIDAEKQKRLYDSILNGTPDLVYVFDRDYKFAYANKALLSMWGKTAEDSIGRGLIENGYEDWHAEMHEKEIDTVISERKPIRGTVSFPHAELGRRIYDYIFVPVFNEKGEVEFVAGTTRDITESKQAEEKLQTK, encoded by the coding sequence TTTAAAATCTTTGTACGATAATAAAGACAAAGTCGAAGATTTTTCAATATTGTTGTTTAATTCTTGTATTATAAACTGGATCGATAATAAAGACTACAAAGGCAAAAGATTCAGTACGATTTTCTCTAAAATAGAAGGAACCAATATTTTGGAGCAATTTATTGAAACGGCAGAAACTGGTATTACAGCCAATTTTGAGCAATGGTACGGCGATGAAAATGGAAAACAATGTTTCGGATTTACTGTTGTAAAACAAGACGAAATGTTAGTCGTGACAATGGAAGATGTTACCGAAAAGAAGCATGCCGAAACTGCTCTGAATAATGCATTGATTGATGCAGAAAAACAAAAAAGACTTTATGATTCTATATTAAATGGGACACCAGATTTGGTTTATGTATTTGATCGCGATTATAAGTTTGCCTATGCTAACAAAGCTTTGTTGAGCATGTGGGGAAAAACGGCAGAAGACTCTATTGGACGCGGTTTAATTGAAAATGGTTACGAAGATTGGCATGCCGAAATGCACGAAAAAGAAATAGATACTGTGATTTCTGAGAGAAAACCAATTCGAGGAACGGTTTCTTTTCCTCACGCCGAATTGGGAAGAAGAATTTACGATTATATTTTTGTTCCTGTTTTTAATGAAAAAGGAGAAGTAGAGTTTGTCGCAGGAACTACAAGGGATATTACAGAAAGCAAACAAGCTGAAGAAAAATTGCAGACAAAGTGA
- a CDS encoding PAS domain-containing sensor histidine kinase translates to MIHQTPAPTLVLRGDNLVIEQINKHMLQMIGRGEEIIGMRLIDVLPELEGQYVWEQVLKVYNEGIPFDQSEVLVPHNRTGELKDYYYNLAYRPLIEDGEITGMIQVAVEVTQQVVARQKMEESESRFRALVNASSDLVYRMDADWMIMQNLEGEGGLSNSGERGINWLDKFIHTTDLRQAVDLISKSIVEKSIFEMEHKAVNEDDSVRWVFSRVVPILDDQEKIIEWFGASSDITSQKELQNVITESEEKFRQLADLIPQIIWTADPDGFVDYYNSRWYEYTGFEEHEFGDSSWISKLHPDDVYLVSKRWYESVRAEFPYQIEFRLRNANTGEYRWFLSKALPIRDKEGVLTNWFGTCTDIHEQKSTTEKLEILVADRTKELQRSNEDLQQFAHVASHDLKEPVRKIKTFLSRLEEHMEEQLDESSSKYIERIHVAADRMFNMIDGVLAYSKMNADSQKTTIVDLNEVIKNIENDLEIALQEANGKIYFEELPVIEGASVLLYQLFYNLINNSIKFAQENIPPQINITATEQIEAGNKVAIITVEDNGIGFDLDQTGRIFETFTRLNSKDRYEGTGLGLSLCKKIAERHGGSITATGISNKGAIFIITLPFVQKAKDI, encoded by the coding sequence ATGATTCATCAAACACCGGCACCAACGTTAGTGTTGCGAGGCGATAATCTTGTAATTGAGCAAATCAATAAGCATATGTTGCAAATGATTGGTCGCGGAGAAGAAATTATCGGAATGCGCTTGATTGATGTCTTGCCAGAACTGGAAGGACAATATGTTTGGGAACAGGTTTTAAAGGTTTACAACGAAGGAATTCCTTTTGACCAAAGTGAAGTTTTGGTTCCGCATAATCGAACAGGAGAATTAAAAGACTATTATTATAACTTGGCTTATCGTCCGTTAATTGAAGATGGAGAAATAACAGGAATGATTCAAGTAGCGGTTGAGGTTACACAACAAGTTGTGGCGCGCCAAAAAATGGAAGAAAGCGAAAGCCGTTTTCGAGCTTTAGTCAACGCATCATCAGACTTGGTTTATCGAATGGATGCCGATTGGATGATTATGCAAAATTTGGAAGGAGAAGGAGGCTTGTCTAATTCGGGAGAACGTGGCATCAATTGGTTAGATAAGTTTATTCATACTACAGATTTGCGACAAGCCGTTGACCTTATTTCTAAATCGATTGTCGAAAAATCCATTTTTGAAATGGAACACAAAGCAGTTAATGAGGACGATTCTGTTAGATGGGTTTTTTCAAGAGTAGTTCCGATATTAGACGATCAAGAAAAAATTATCGAATGGTTTGGAGCATCAAGTGATATTACTTCGCAGAAAGAACTTCAAAACGTTATCACAGAAAGCGAAGAAAAGTTTAGACAGCTTGCAGATCTTATTCCTCAAATTATTTGGACAGCAGATCCAGATGGTTTTGTCGATTACTACAACAGTCGCTGGTACGAATATACAGGTTTTGAAGAACATGAATTTGGAGATTCGAGCTGGATTTCAAAATTGCATCCCGATGATGTGTATTTGGTTTCTAAAAGATGGTACGAAAGTGTTCGTGCAGAATTTCCTTATCAGATAGAGTTTCGCTTAAGAAATGCAAATACAGGCGAATACCGCTGGTTTTTAAGTAAAGCGCTTCCTATTAGAGATAAAGAAGGGGTGCTTACTAATTGGTTTGGAACTTGTACCGATATTCATGAACAAAAGTCTACGACCGAAAAACTAGAAATTCTAGTAGCAGATCGTACCAAAGAATTACAGCGTTCTAATGAAGATTTACAGCAGTTTGCTCACGTTGCTTCGCACGATTTAAAAGAGCCTGTTCGAAAAATAAAGACATTTTTGAGCCGCTTAGAAGAGCATATGGAAGAGCAGTTAGACGAATCTTCATCAAAATATATTGAACGAATTCATGTTGCAGCAGATCGTATGTTTAATATGATTGATGGTGTTCTTGCGTATTCTAAAATGAATGCCGATTCGCAAAAAACAACAATAGTCGATTTAAACGAAGTGATTAAAAACATAGAAAATGATCTTGAAATTGCGCTTCAGGAAGCAAATGGCAAAATTTATTTTGAAGAGCTTCCAGTTATAGAAGGAGCTTCGGTATTGCTATATCAGCTGTTTTATAATCTAATTAATAATTCTATTAAATTCGCCCAAGAAAACATTCCGCCTCAAATTAATATTACAGCAACAGAACAAATTGAAGCAGGTAATAAAGTGGCAATAATTACAGTAGAGGATAACGGAATTGGTTTTGACCTTGATCAAACAGGACGCATTTTTGAAACTTTTACGCGATTAAATTCTAAGGATCGATACGAAGGCACAGGTTTAGGTTTGTCACTTTGCAAAAAAATAGCCGAACGTCATGGCGGAAGCATTACTGCAACAGGAATTTCTAATAAAGGAGCTATTTTTATTATTACCTTGCCGTTTGTACAAAAAGCAAAAGACATTTAA
- a CDS encoding response regulator, with translation MGENMILLADDDKDDAEMFCEALAEIDESIVCHCSENGSGVLKLLKAQDKVPGVVFLDLNMPIMNGWECLKQLKAEEHYKDIPVIMISTSSYKNDMDAAANLGAVCYFVKPNNFNDLKQVLGLITSNLKNGLKEGLSSLEKNKYLHVFLPE, from the coding sequence ATGGGAGAAAATATGATTTTATTAGCTGATGATGATAAGGACGATGCAGAAATGTTCTGTGAAGCATTGGCGGAGATAGATGAAAGTATTGTTTGCCATTGTTCTGAAAATGGAAGCGGAGTGCTAAAATTGTTGAAAGCTCAAGATAAAGTGCCAGGCGTAGTTTTCTTAGATTTAAATATGCCGATTATGAATGGCTGGGAATGTTTAAAACAATTAAAGGCAGAGGAACATTATAAAGACATTCCCGTAATAATGATTTCGACTTCGTCATATAAAAATGATATGGATGCCGCTGCCAATTTGGGTGCTGTCTGTTATTTTGTGAAACCCAATAATTTCAATGATCTAAAACAAGTGTTGGGATTAATTACTTCAAACCTCAAAAACGGACTGAAAGAAGGTCTTTCTAGCCTTGAAAAAAATAAATATTTGCACGTTTTTCTTCCAGAATAA
- a CDS encoding TlpA disulfide reductase family protein has protein sequence MKKILLGFALFLGALQTQAQESNLQLKGTVVDTVAQYVYLQKFHNKMFTTIDSVKVKDGNFSFKTKVKTPELYGLSVNTESSPLYIFLEKDPITVKLSPKKYYTASVVEGSASQDLFETYKKTKDVEISKFITEHPKSIVSAYVLYRNWSYRLTPEQITQNIALLDKSLQNITYVKELKELVTVLDGLAVGKKAPDFTAKDPDGKPVRLYDNLKGYTLVDFWASWCGPCRKENPNIVAAYKEFHDKGFNIVAISLDKKKENWIKGIQDDNLTWTHVSDLLFWNSAVAKLYGVRAIRVII, from the coding sequence ATGAAAAAAATACTACTAGGTTTTGCTTTGTTTCTTGGAGCGCTTCAAACTCAAGCTCAGGAAAGCAATTTACAATTGAAAGGAACTGTTGTCGACACAGTGGCACAATATGTTTACCTGCAGAAGTTTCACAATAAAATGTTTACGACTATTGATTCTGTAAAAGTAAAAGACGGAAATTTTAGTTTTAAAACGAAAGTAAAAACGCCAGAATTATATGGTCTAAGCGTTAATACAGAAAGTTCGCCATTGTATATTTTTCTTGAAAAAGATCCGATAACAGTAAAACTAAGTCCGAAGAAATATTATACGGCTTCTGTGGTTGAAGGTTCGGCTTCTCAAGATTTGTTCGAAACCTATAAAAAGACCAAAGATGTTGAAATTAGTAAATTCATTACAGAACATCCAAAATCTATTGTTTCGGCTTATGTTTTATATAGAAACTGGTCGTATAGATTAACACCAGAGCAAATCACTCAAAATATTGCTTTATTAGATAAAAGCCTTCAGAATATCACTTACGTGAAAGAACTAAAAGAACTGGTTACCGTGTTAGACGGATTAGCGGTTGGTAAAAAAGCCCCAGATTTTACTGCCAAAGATCCTGATGGAAAGCCAGTTCGCCTTTATGATAATTTAAAAGGCTACACTTTGGTTGATTTTTGGGCTTCATGGTGCGGACCATGCCGAAAAGAGAATCCAAATATTGTTGCGGCTTACAAAGAATTTCATGATAAAGGATTCAATATTGTAGCAATTTCATTAGATAAAAAGAAAGAAAATTGGATTAAAGGAATTCAAGACGATAATTTGACATGGACACATGTTTCTGACTTGCTTTTCTGGAACAGTGCTGTTGCCAAATTATATGGAGTAAGAGCAATTCGGGTAATTATCTAG
- a CDS encoding aminotransferase class V-fold PLP-dependent enzyme, with protein MNAIEPTTKPTESECHFSKFRENTVGIEHTFESVYGEQNLVYADWVASGRLYTPIEDIMLNKIGPMIANTHSFSSQTGKTSTYAYQHAREIIKKAVNASESDVLVTTGSGMTAALSKLQRIIGVRKNYELEADKPVVFITHMEHHSNQVPWYEINADVVILSPDENNLVDPKVLSDEIKKYADRSLKIGSFTACSNVTGIITPYHELAKIMHQNGGLCFVDFAASAPYVKINMHPKDPEEQLDAIFFSPHKFLGGPGTCGILVFNEKLYQSDFPDNPGGGNVKWTNPLGKYCYSDVIEVREDGGTPGFLQVIRTALALELKEQMGVENIKNREKELLDLCFSRLQKIPGLSILGDLTTERIGCVSFVIEDIHYNLIVRLLNDRFGIQVRGGWSCASTYAHYLFNINEKKSAEITNELLQRNQTNKPGWVRLSLHPITTNEELFYICDAIEKVALNYKKWKKDYEYNSVSNEFENPKIKDNIEKEVKDWFKLD; from the coding sequence ATGAATGCTATTGAGCCAACAACAAAACCAACAGAATCGGAGTGTCACTTCTCTAAGTTTAGAGAAAACACAGTAGGAATTGAGCATACTTTTGAATCGGTTTACGGAGAACAAAATCTAGTTTATGCAGACTGGGTTGCCAGTGGAAGATTATACACTCCGATCGAAGATATAATGCTCAATAAAATTGGTCCAATGATAGCCAATACGCATTCATTTTCTAGTCAGACAGGAAAAACGTCTACTTATGCCTATCAGCACGCTAGAGAAATTATTAAAAAAGCGGTTAATGCCAGCGAATCAGATGTTTTAGTTACAACAGGAAGCGGAATGACGGCTGCTTTATCTAAACTGCAGCGTATTATTGGAGTGCGAAAAAACTACGAATTGGAAGCAGATAAACCAGTTGTTTTTATCACGCACATGGAACATCATTCCAATCAAGTTCCGTGGTATGAAATTAATGCAGATGTTGTAATTCTTTCGCCAGACGAAAACAATCTGGTTGATCCAAAAGTTCTTTCAGATGAAATTAAAAAATATGCCGATCGAAGCTTAAAAATAGGTTCGTTTACGGCTTGTTCGAATGTTACCGGAATTATTACGCCATATCATGAATTGGCCAAAATTATGCATCAAAATGGTGGACTTTGTTTTGTAGATTTTGCGGCTTCTGCACCATATGTCAAAATCAATATGCATCCAAAAGATCCAGAAGAACAATTGGATGCGATTTTCTTTTCGCCTCATAAATTTTTAGGCGGACCTGGAACTTGCGGTATTTTGGTTTTCAATGAAAAATTATACCAATCCGATTTTCCTGATAATCCAGGTGGAGGCAACGTAAAATGGACCAATCCTTTAGGAAAATATTGTTATAGCGATGTTATAGAAGTTAGAGAAGATGGTGGAACCCCAGGTTTTCTTCAAGTTATTAGAACTGCTTTGGCTTTAGAATTAAAAGAGCAGATGGGAGTGGAAAATATTAAAAATAGAGAAAAAGAATTGCTCGATCTCTGTTTTTCTAGACTACAAAAAATTCCCGGATTATCTATTCTAGGAGATTTAACAACAGAAAGAATTGGCTGTGTTTCTTTTGTAATCGAAGATATTCACTACAATTTGATTGTAAGGCTTTTAAATGATCGTTTCGGGATTCAGGTTCGCGGAGGCTGGTCTTGCGCCAGTACTTATGCGCATTATCTCTTCAATATCAATGAAAAGAAATCGGCTGAAATTACCAATGAATTATTGCAACGAAATCAGACCAATAAACCAGGTTGGGTTCGTTTATCCTTGCATCCCATTACGACTAATGAAGAACTTTTTTATATCTGTGACGCAATTGAAAAAGTAGCGTTGAATTATAAAAAATGGAAAAAAGATTACGAATATAATTCGGTTTCAAACGAATTTGAAAATCCCAAAATAAAAGATAATATAGAAAAAGAGGTAAAAGATTGGTTTAAGTTAGATTAG
- a CDS encoding winged helix-turn-helix transcriptional regulator: MAKINDNGVLREANCSEELMAMRDSLDVLGGKWKLMILRFLTNRTHQVIHFKKMQREIDGISAKMLSKELKELETNLLITRSEQNTKPATVVYAITEYGKSVLPVTETLVNWGLAHREKNYRID, from the coding sequence ATGGCAAAAATTAACGATAATGGAGTGCTTCGCGAAGCCAATTGTTCTGAAGAACTCATGGCAATGCGTGACAGTCTTGATGTTTTGGGCGGTAAATGGAAATTGATGATTCTAAGGTTTTTAACCAACAGAACGCATCAGGTGATTCATTTTAAAAAAATGCAACGTGAAATTGATGGTATTTCGGCTAAAATGCTCAGCAAAGAACTCAAAGAATTGGAGACCAATTTACTCATTACCAGATCTGAACAAAATACCAAACCAGCGACTGTCGTTTATGCCATTACCGAATATGGCAAATCGGTGCTTCCTGTTACCGAAACCTTAGTCAATTGGGGATTGGCACATAGAGAAAAAAATTATCGAATCGATTAG
- a CDS encoding quinone oxidoreductase family protein, whose protein sequence is MKAIVLQENREFKLETVAIPQPEPHQIQVKIMASGFNPIDYQMTENGSERKLIHSPILGREFSGIITAIGAEVTEFKIGDAIFCGSGSMGSNGTYAEYICIPEGIAVKKPQNISFEEAAGIPSAGLTALQSFKRMNVTLTDSILITGAAGGVGNVFIKLLIAKGFTNFVVTAGNEESIKSLLNLGVRPEQIINYRKEAIYEATFVLNGNKKFDIAVDLVGNNVAEIAKKTFKNKRKVY, encoded by the coding sequence ATGAAAGCAATTGTATTACAGGAAAACCGAGAATTTAAGCTGGAAACAGTAGCAATTCCACAACCTGAACCACATCAGATTCAGGTAAAAATTATGGCTTCAGGATTTAATCCGATTGATTATCAAATGACCGAAAACGGCTCGGAAAGAAAGCTAATACATTCGCCAATTTTAGGAAGAGAATTTTCGGGTATAATTACAGCAATTGGCGCTGAGGTTACGGAATTTAAAATTGGAGATGCTATTTTTTGCGGTTCTGGAAGTATGGGGTCAAATGGTACTTATGCAGAATATATTTGTATTCCAGAAGGAATTGCAGTAAAAAAACCTCAGAATATTTCTTTTGAAGAGGCGGCAGGAATTCCATCAGCTGGACTTACGGCTTTGCAGTCTTTTAAGAGAATGAATGTTACGTTAACCGATTCGATATTGATTACAGGTGCGGCTGGAGGAGTAGGAAACGTTTTTATTAAACTGCTTATCGCTAAAGGTTTTACCAATTTTGTGGTAACAGCTGGAAACGAAGAAAGTATAAAATCTTTATTAAATCTTGGAGTCAGACCAGAACAAATTATCAATTACAGAAAAGAAGCAATTTACGAAGCGACTTTTGTTTTAAATGGAAATAAAAAATTTGATATAGCAGTAGATTTAGTTGGAAATAATGTTGCTGAAATAGCAAAGAAAACTTTTAAAAATAAACGGAAAGTATATTGA
- a CDS encoding cupin domain-containing protein, whose protein sequence is MKTIPRRIVTGLRNGKSIIEQDEIVTNVSEHFPGLIISDIWSTDSTPAKFEEKVIENTAFPNTPKNGSYFRYVQIPPDKDLGIIVTEGQPHPLMHQTDTLDYIIIISGEIYLIVDEEETLLRAGDIVIQRGTNHAWSNRSDSSCIQLAVLLDARKS, encoded by the coding sequence ATGAAAACAATACCAAGAAGAATCGTAACTGGTTTACGAAACGGAAAATCGATTATAGAACAAGATGAAATTGTGACCAATGTATCGGAACATTTTCCGGGTTTGATTATTTCGGATATCTGGTCAACAGATTCGACACCAGCGAAATTTGAAGAAAAAGTTATTGAGAATACGGCTTTTCCAAACACACCCAAAAACGGAAGCTATTTTCGTTACGTCCAGATTCCACCTGATAAAGATTTAGGCATTATAGTCACAGAAGGACAACCGCATCCTTTGATGCATCAGACCGATACTTTAGATTATATTATCATAATTTCTGGTGAAATTTATCTAATTGTTGATGAAGAGGAAACTTTATTGAGAGCTGGAGATATCGTAATTCAGAGAGGAACCAATCACGCTTGGAGCAATCGCTCAGACTCTTCTTGTATTCAATTGGCAGTTTTGCTAGATGCTCGCAAAAGCTGA
- a CDS encoding TolC family protein codes for MSYWQFRAPNIKHLVLVLLCRGSNLSFAQQDTVSLVSAKKIRLDEAILLGIKNNRQLKLANADLAIANENVGQAKIAKMPRINLNGGYNYIGDPKLYNGFYESQVTVDYYNHQAFANVVSSLPIYAGNALNTRINQQELITQMQAICCENDRS; via the coding sequence ATGAGTTATTGGCAATTTAGAGCTCCAAACATAAAACATTTGGTTCTAGTTTTATTGTGTCGCGGTTCTAACTTAAGTTTTGCGCAACAAGATACCGTTAGCCTCGTTTCTGCAAAAAAAATAAGGCTCGACGAAGCAATTTTATTAGGCATTAAAAATAACCGGCAATTAAAACTGGCAAATGCTGATTTGGCTATTGCTAACGAAAATGTTGGTCAGGCTAAAATTGCAAAAATGCCAAGGATAAACTTAAACGGCGGATACAATTATATTGGCGATCCTAAATTGTATAACGGATTTTATGAAAGCCAAGTTACTGTAGATTATTACAATCATCAGGCATTTGCCAATGTTGTTTCTTCACTTCCAATTTACGCAGGAAACGCTCTTAATACTAGAATTAATCAGCAGGAATTAATTACCCAAATGCAAGCAATCTGCTGTGAGAATGACCGAAGCTGA
- a CDS encoding TolC family protein has product MTEADVKNAITEQYFTLEKLYRQIEVTKQNIINTDIRINQLKSRVKNGQNLTSDLLRTELQQSNFKVSVFRSTNTIELISNYLDILIGFPNNTILKPEVAESMIPTESMNLQAKFRRSFC; this is encoded by the coding sequence ATGACCGAAGCTGATGTTAAAAATGCCATAACAGAGCAATATTTTACACTCGAAAAACTATACCGTCAGATTGAGGTTACAAAACAAAATATTATAAATACCGATATCCGAATCAATCAATTAAAATCGCGTGTAAAGAATGGCCAGAACTTGACGAGTGATCTTTTAAGAACCGAATTACAGCAATCAAACTTTAAGGTTTCGGTCTTTAGAAGTACCAATACCATCGAATTAATCAGCAATTATCTTGATATATTGATTGGTTTTCCAAATAATACCATTCTGAAACCAGAAGTGGCAGAAAGCATGATTCCGACAGAAAGTATGAATTTGCAAGCAAAGTTTAGAAGAAGCTTTTGCTAA
- a CDS encoding TolC family protein has product MKLSESSLSLTKSGFKPNLNANLILNTEYPAQWPNYVNLLNYWAAGLSLNWDISSFYNLKHRISGDKLEIDKSNLALEVTKDQISTEVKNAYVRYAESKENIKTYKKDVELSMSNYKIVKSRYDNDFALISEIVDAELQLNNSRISLVNANLDLIIQYYSLQYAMGKL; this is encoded by the coding sequence ATCAAATTATCAGAATCATCATTGAGTTTAACCAAAAGCGGATTTAAACCTAATTTAAACGCAAATCTTATTCTAAATACAGAATATCCGGCGCAATGGCCCAATTATGTTAATCTACTTAATTATTGGGCTGCAGGACTTTCTTTAAATTGGGATATTTCTAGTTTTTACAATTTAAAACATCGCATAAGCGGAGACAAATTAGAAATTGACAAAAGCAATTTAGCTCTAGAAGTGACCAAAGATCAGATTTCTACAGAAGTTAAAAATGCTTATGTGAGATATGCAGAAAGCAAAGAAAACATCAAAACCTATAAGAAAGATGTAGAATTGTCTATGAGCAATTATAAAATTGTAAAAAGCCGATACGACAATGATTTTGCTTTAATAAGTGAGATTGTAGATGCCGAATTACAATTAAACAACTCTCGTATTTCGTTGGTAAATGCCAATTTAGATTTGATTATTCAATACTATTCACTTCAATACGCAATGGGCAAACTTTAA
- a CDS encoding HlyD family secretion protein yields MSEADIQNSAIQKSEKRRNRVLTILSFVFLITGGLWILSLFFDFSSYETTNNAQVEAYMNNIVARATGHIKEIKFESNQLVHKGDTLVVLDDEEYLIKVRQADADLAIAEGNLHSLEQNITTSVSNQASGKEKLAGDLASLEKAQKDYQRFKNMYADSAVTRNQYDQVISKLKSEEAYVKAGRKGLDASSSMTKQSSINLEAATATVARKKADLDAAKLQLSYTAIISPADGFIGERNLSIGELINANQTIATMVLSEKLWISANFKETQIEKIKQGQEVTIKIDALDGKEFKGKVMGFSPATGAKFSMVEPDNSTGNFVKITQRIPVKIEFEVSSKELQDVRPGMNVTVKVKK; encoded by the coding sequence ATGAGCGAAGCAGATATACAAAATAGCGCAATTCAGAAAAGCGAAAAAAGAAGAAACAGAGTTCTTACGATTTTGTCTTTTGTTTTTTTAATAACAGGAGGATTGTGGATTTTAAGCCTATTCTTCGATTTCAGTTCTTACGAAACTACAAATAATGCTCAGGTCGAAGCTTATATGAACAATATTGTGGCTCGCGCTACGGGACATATTAAAGAAATAAAATTTGAATCCAATCAGTTGGTGCATAAGGGAGATACTTTGGTTGTTTTAGACGATGAAGAATACCTCATTAAAGTTAGACAAGCCGATGCAGATTTGGCTATAGCCGAAGGAAATCTACATTCGTTAGAGCAAAATATTACAACTTCAGTTTCTAATCAGGCCTCGGGAAAAGAAAAATTAGCAGGAGATTTGGCCAGTTTAGAAAAAGCCCAAAAAGATTATCAGCGCTTTAAAAATATGTATGCAGATTCGGCTGTAACGCGAAATCAGTACGATCAGGTTATTTCCAAATTAAAATCGGAAGAAGCTTATGTTAAAGCAGGAAGAAAAGGCTTAGATGCAAGTAGTTCTATGACCAAACAAAGTTCGATTAATCTGGAAGCCGCAACAGCAACTGTTGCTAGAAAGAAAGCCGATTTGGATGCGGCCAAACTTCAGTTGTCTTATACGGCAATTATCTCGCCAGCAGATGGTTTTATTGGCGAAAGAAATTTGTCTATTGGCGAATTAATTAATGCCAATCAAACTATTGCCACCATGGTGCTGAGTGAAAAACTATGGATTTCTGCGAATTTTAAAGAAACTCAAATCGAAAAAATAAAGCAAGGTCAAGAAGTTACCATTAAAATCGATGCTCTGGACGGAAAAGAATTTAAAGGAAAAGTAATGGGTTTTTCGCCAGCAACAGGAGCCAAATTCTCGATGGTAGAACCAGATAATTCGACCGGAAATTTTGTAAAAATCACGCAGCGTATTCCCGTTAAAATAGAATTTGAAGTTTCGTCTAAAGAGCTTCAAGATGTAAGACCAGGAATGAATGTTACAGTTAAAGTAAAAAAGTAA